In Micromonospora cremea, the genomic window GCCACCGGGTCAGGTTGTCCGGGGCCAGCGGGTCGTACGCGCCACCGCGCAGATTCTTGACCCCCTCGCGGTACGGGTTGCGCGTCCTGGCCATCGATGACACCACCTCACCGAGTATCTGGCGGATCTCGTAGCCGGGCAGTTGCTCCGTCGTCACGACCAGCACGCTTCCGATGCTGTCAGGAGCGGCGTGACCCGATCGTGTGCATTGTTCACCTGATCGGATGCTGCAAAACGACGCGGCGCGGACGGCCGGCGCAGCGCCTGCCATCCGCGCCGCGTGGGGCGCTAACCGTCAGACACCGGCCACCGAGGTGATCCAGGCCCGGTTGTACGCGACGCTGCCGTAGTTCTGGATGCTGGAGCCGTCGGCCGTCGAGGCCACCCCGACCTGCTGGCCGTTGTAGAACTGCGGGCCGCCCGAGTCGCCCCGCCAGGCGTTGCCGTTGATCCGGGTGCTGCGGATCGCCTGGCCGCCGTACGCGTCGGTGGCGCTGTTGCTGGTCACCCGCACGGTGGCGGTCTTGAGCTGGCTGGACGCCGAGCAGCCGCTGTAGCAGGTCATGCCCCAGCCGTAGATCGAGTTGGTCGAGCCGATCGGCGGGTTGCTGCTGGCCAGGCTCACCGTCGAGGTGCTGACGGTGCTGGAGAGCCGCATCAGGGCCAGGTCGCTGCGGGTGTAGGTGGCGCTGACGGTACGGGTGACCCCGCCCGAGGAGCGGTAGACGCTGCCGACGCGGACCGACATGGTGCCGCTGATGCAGTGCCGGGCGGTGAGCACCCACTGCGGGGCGATCACGCTGCCGGAGCAGGTGAACGAGCCGTTGCTGAGCACCGCCGCGGCCCAGGGGGCGGACGAGACGGTGTTGCCGCCGATGATGGGTTGCGGGCCGGCCGGGGCGGCGGCCGCGCCGGACGCGGCGCCGAGGACGCCGACCAGCGCGGCGCCGAGCAGGGCGAGCAGGGGACGGATGCGCATCGGGTGGACTCCTTGGACGGGGCGGACCGGGGGTCGCCGGGTGCGGGAGGGCGACAGCGGGGGTTCCCGCCGCCGCTGACATCGAACTGTGTCGATGTACAGTAGGACCCACGGCGGCTGTTTTCAAGAATTCGATCGAGGTTAACCAATGTAACGATTCGGCGACCCTCAGCGCCGTATATGCCCTGGTGAGGCCGCGTGTCCCGCGTGGCGACCCGTCCCGGTCGCCGGTTGTGTCGAGCACTGCCTGAACCGCACCCGGCCGGTGCGTCCGCGACGGTATCTGCCAGGTACGCTGGCTGCGCTCGCCCGTTGTGGGTCGGCACCCAACTGCGTACACAGTCAGGAGTGCCCAGTGCCTCGCGTCGTCGTCGACGTCATGCTCAAGCCCGAGATCCTCGATCCGCAGGGCCAGGCCGTCGCAAACGCGCTGCCCCGGCTCGGCGTCAGCGACGTCGCCTCGGTTCGGATCGGCAGGCGGATCGAGATCGATTTCACCGGTGAACCGGACCTGGACCGGGCCCGGGAGATTGCCGACAAACTGCTCGCCAACCCGGTCATCGAGGACTTCACCGTCCGCCTGGTCGAGGCCGACGAGACCGCGGACGCCCGCTCGTGACCGCCCGGGTCGGTGTGGTCACCTTCCCCGGCTCGCTCGACGACGGGGACGCGGCCCGAGCCGTCCGGATCGCCGGGGCCGAGCCGGTCCGGCTCTGGCACGGTGACCCGCAGCTGCACGGGGTGGACGCGGTCGTGCTGCCCGGCGGCTTCTCCTACGGCGACTACCTGCGCTGCGGCGCCATCGCCCGGTTCGCCCCCGTGATGGAGACGATCGTGGACGCCGCCCAGGGCGGTCTGCCGGTGCTCGGCATCTGCAACGGCTTCCAGATTCTCTGCGAGGCGCACCTGCTGCCCGGCGCGCTCACCCGCAACCAGCACCTGCACTTCCGCAACCGGGACCAGATCCTGCGCATCGAGTCGGCCGGCACCGCGTGGACCAACGCGTTCCAGCCCGGCCAGGAGGTGCTCATCCCGGTGAAGAACGGCGAGGGCTGCTACGTCGCCGACACCGCGACGCTGGATCAGCTCGAAGCCGAGGGCCGGGTGGTCGCCCGCTACATCGGCGGCAACCCGAACGGGTCCCAGCGCGACATCGCCGCGATCACCAACCCCGCCGGCAACGTGGTCGGCATCATGCCGCACCCCGAGCACGCGGTGGAGGCGCTCACCGGCCCCTCGCTGGA contains:
- a CDS encoding S1 family peptidase, which produces MRIRPLLALLGAALVGVLGAASGAAAAPAGPQPIIGGNTVSSAPWAAAVLSNGSFTCSGSVIAPQWVLTARHCISGTMSVRVGSVYRSSGGVTRTVSATYTRSDLALMRLSSTVSTSTVSLASSNPPIGSTNSIYGWGMTCYSGCSASSQLKTATVRVTSNSATDAYGGQAIRSTRINGNAWRGDSGGPQFYNGQQVGVASTADGSSIQNYGSVAYNRAWITSVAGV
- the purS gene encoding phosphoribosylformylglycinamidine synthase subunit PurS → MPRVVVDVMLKPEILDPQGQAVANALPRLGVSDVASVRIGRRIEIDFTGEPDLDRAREIADKLLANPVIEDFTVRLVEADETADARS
- the purQ gene encoding phosphoribosylformylglycinamidine synthase subunit PurQ gives rise to the protein MTARVGVVTFPGSLDDGDAARAVRIAGAEPVRLWHGDPQLHGVDAVVLPGGFSYGDYLRCGAIARFAPVMETIVDAAQGGLPVLGICNGFQILCEAHLLPGALTRNQHLHFRNRDQILRIESAGTAWTNAFQPGQEVLIPVKNGEGCYVADTATLDQLEAEGRVVARYIGGNPNGSQRDIAAITNPAGNVVGIMPHPEHAVEALTGPSLDGLGFFTSVLKHLVGTPA